From the genome of Vicia villosa cultivar HV-30 ecotype Madison, WI linkage group LG2, Vvil1.0, whole genome shotgun sequence, one region includes:
- the LOC131651189 gene encoding uncharacterized protein LOC131651189 produces MHKELEIVLQRWSGRMVGKPQYILWNKLMRLRPDLKQLTSTITEGVKQIQIARQHLEQAEKEQILQQKAKGTWLQLGDGNNLYFHVIVKGKNKQIGIQQLEDSQGHLLTEHKEIEVEVLHFYQGLVGKAASNLKHVDIVALGNGKQLEEEYKQDLIKKVTDKEIWEALKGVGDNKAPGCD; encoded by the exons ATGCATAAAGAACTGGAGATAGTTCTACAGAGATGGAGTGGAAGGATGGTTGGTAAGCCTCAGTATATTTTgtggaataagttgatgagactTAGACCTGATTTGAAGCAACTGACCTCTACAATCACTGAAGGTGTCAAACAGATCCAGATTGCTAGACAACACTTGGAGCAAGCAGAGA AGGAACAGATTTTACAACAGAAAGCAAAAGGCACCTGGCTGCAGCTAGGGGATGGGAACAATTTGTATTTTCATGTTATTGTTAAAGGGAAAAATAAGCAGATTGGGATACAACAATTGGAGGATAGTCAGGGACATCTTCTCACTGAGCACAAAGAGATAGAAGTTGAGGTTTTGCACTTCTACCAGGGGCTTGTGGGAAAGGCTGCCTCAAACTTAAAGCATGTAGATATTGTAGCCCTCGGAAATGGGAAGCAATTGGAAGAGGAATACAAGCAGGATCTTATAAAGAAGGTTACAGATAAGGAGATATGGGAGGCTCTGAAAGGAGTGGGGGATAATAAGGCACCAGGTTGTGATTGA